In Myxococcus stipitatus, the following are encoded in one genomic region:
- the rplQ gene encoding 50S ribosomal protein L17 — translation MRHKVGQRKLHRTTSHRLAMLNNMVTSLLEHQAIRTTLPKAKEARKLAERIITLGKRGGLSNVRLAARTVKDRDVLKKVFSEYKDRYAKRPGGYTRIIRLGFRRGDAAEMALLELVDRPEKKAAPAAEAPAAEETKAE, via the coding sequence ATGCGCCACAAGGTCGGACAACGGAAGCTGCACCGCACCACGAGCCACCGGCTCGCGATGCTCAACAACATGGTCACCTCGCTGCTCGAGCACCAGGCCATCCGCACCACGCTTCCCAAGGCCAAGGAGGCCCGGAAGCTGGCGGAGCGCATCATCACGCTGGGTAAGCGTGGTGGTCTCTCCAACGTGCGCCTGGCGGCCCGGACGGTGAAGGACCGGGACGTGCTGAAGAAGGTCTTCAGCGAGTACAAGGACCGCTACGCCAAGCGTCCCGGCGGCTACACCCGCATCATTCGCCTCGGCTTCCGCCGCGGTGACGCCGCGGAGATGGCCCTGCTGGAGCTGGTGGATCGGCCGGAGAAGAAGGCCGCGCCCGCCGCCGAGGCTCCCGCTGCCGAAGAGACCAAGGCCGAGTAA
- a CDS encoding deoxynucleoside kinase — protein sequence MARKKFIAIAGNIGAGKTELTSFLCRKYGLTPSFEPNDQNPYLADFYKDMKTWAFRSQLFFLTHKFRLHRELERTPGTVLQDRTLYEDAEIFAKNLHRQRLIDKRDWKTYCELYETISESLRPPDLMIYLRCPVQTLKERIRLRGRSMEKDIPTRYLQRLNALYEEWFGAYRLSPVLVLATDKLDYLTNLVDRVDLFRQIEKHL from the coding sequence GTGGCCAGGAAAAAGTTTATCGCCATCGCGGGCAACATCGGCGCCGGGAAGACGGAGCTCACGTCCTTCCTCTGCCGGAAGTACGGGCTGACTCCGTCCTTCGAGCCCAATGACCAGAATCCTTACCTCGCGGACTTCTACAAGGACATGAAGACGTGGGCTTTCCGCTCACAACTCTTCTTCCTGACGCACAAGTTCCGCCTTCACCGGGAGTTGGAGCGCACGCCCGGCACCGTGCTGCAGGACCGCACCCTCTACGAGGACGCGGAGATTTTCGCCAAGAACCTCCACCGTCAGCGGCTCATCGACAAGCGGGACTGGAAGACGTACTGCGAACTGTACGAGACCATCTCCGAGTCGCTGCGCCCCCCTGACTTGATGATCTACCTGCGCTGCCCCGTGCAGACCCTCAAGGAGCGCATCCGCCTTCGCGGCCGCTCGATGGAGAAGGACATTCCCACTCGCTACCTCCAGCGCCTCAATGCCCTGTACGAGGAATGGTTCGGCGCCTACCGGTTGTCTCCAGTCCTGGTGCTGGCCACCGACAAGCTCGACTACCTGACCAACCTGGTGGACCGCGTGGACCTCTTTCGCCAAATCGAGAAGCACCTGTGA
- a CDS encoding DUF2314 domain-containing protein, with translation MEVYLLATEQDGPVPLDALRASFATDEVEFTPDEDGQGFVIRADSSEVHVRLTVGTEGLPKFNKAAYSGSPEAFERLGKAKAYYHLSLEPGGAQPTLPVFEALWAVRTLLEHVPGVLVDLAAFKLHEPEDVVEITELDFDIRDHVHLHAVEVTEGDTPLWVHSHGMEKFGARDLEIFHLAEQDLLPAESFLHELCTDLAFGQGPALRSQVGTSEGQAFMVVPSEEARTNLLGVPLETFEGHEGLFLTVVSPLGRHNTSQLLAPYRERFSQEPEEQTESMRREAQALLPAFLARFQRRGLMEPLTFLVRAPFDTHPDGNKVVENLWMELMARDDGSLVGKLVDGAVHTTEWRKGAHVEVEETQVNALALSREGRALDEGEIRALLNAERPM, from the coding sequence ATGGAGGTCTACCTCCTGGCGACCGAGCAGGACGGCCCGGTGCCGCTGGACGCGTTGCGCGCGTCATTCGCGACGGACGAGGTGGAGTTCACCCCGGACGAGGACGGGCAGGGGTTCGTGATTCGGGCGGACAGCTCGGAGGTTCACGTCCGGCTGACGGTGGGGACCGAGGGGCTGCCCAAGTTCAACAAGGCGGCGTACAGCGGGAGCCCGGAGGCCTTCGAGCGGCTGGGCAAGGCGAAGGCCTACTACCACCTGTCACTGGAGCCGGGTGGGGCGCAGCCGACGCTGCCCGTGTTCGAGGCGCTCTGGGCCGTGCGCACGCTGCTGGAGCATGTGCCCGGGGTGCTCGTGGACCTGGCGGCCTTCAAGCTGCACGAGCCCGAGGACGTGGTTGAAATCACCGAGCTGGACTTCGACATCCGGGACCATGTCCACCTGCATGCCGTGGAGGTGACGGAGGGCGACACGCCGCTGTGGGTGCACTCGCACGGCATGGAGAAGTTCGGCGCCAGGGACCTGGAGATCTTCCACCTCGCGGAGCAGGACCTGCTGCCGGCGGAGAGCTTCCTGCACGAGCTGTGCACGGACCTGGCCTTCGGACAGGGCCCGGCGCTGCGCTCCCAGGTGGGCACCAGCGAGGGGCAGGCGTTCATGGTGGTGCCGTCGGAGGAGGCTCGCACCAACCTGCTGGGCGTTCCGTTGGAGACCTTCGAGGGGCATGAGGGCCTGTTCCTCACGGTGGTGTCTCCGCTGGGGCGGCACAACACGTCGCAGCTCCTGGCGCCGTACCGCGAGCGTTTCTCGCAGGAGCCGGAGGAGCAGACGGAGTCCATGCGCCGCGAGGCCCAGGCGCTGCTTCCCGCCTTCCTGGCGCGCTTCCAGCGCCGGGGGTTGATGGAGCCGCTCACCTTCCTGGTCCGAGCCCCGTTCGACACCCACCCGGATGGCAACAAGGTGGTGGAGAACCTCTGGATGGAGCTCATGGCCCGGGACGACGGAAGTCTCGTGGGCAAGCTGGTGGATGGCGCGGTGCACACCACGGAGTGGCGCAAGGGCGCCCACGTGGAGGTCGAGGAGACCCAGGTCAACGCGCTGGCCCTCAGCCGGGAAGGGCGGGCCTTGGACGAAGGGGAGATCCGGGCGCTCTTGAATGCCGAGCGGCCGATGTAG
- a CDS encoding GAF domain-containing protein has product MAEVTLDLRTVPKSQAYAELHQHVQAVLEGIDDPIAGMATMSCLLHNAFGHLWTGFYRVVTPGQLLRVGPYQGTLGCLEIKFGKGVCGTAAAKGETQVVADVHAFPGHITCDSRSASEIVVPVYGKNHELIAVLDIDSSSKGTFDDEDRRELEAMMRWFQK; this is encoded by the coding sequence ATGGCGGAAGTCACCCTGGACCTGCGCACGGTCCCCAAATCGCAGGCGTACGCGGAGCTGCATCAACATGTTCAGGCCGTGCTCGAGGGTATCGACGACCCCATCGCCGGCATGGCGACGATGAGCTGTCTGCTACACAACGCCTTCGGCCACCTGTGGACGGGGTTCTACCGGGTGGTGACGCCGGGGCAGTTGCTTCGCGTGGGCCCCTACCAGGGAACGTTGGGGTGCCTGGAGATCAAGTTCGGCAAGGGCGTCTGCGGGACGGCCGCCGCGAAGGGTGAGACGCAAGTGGTGGCGGACGTGCACGCCTTCCCGGGGCACATCACCTGCGACTCCCGCTCCGCGTCTGAAATCGTGGTGCCCGTGTACGGCAAGAACCACGAGCTCATCGCCGTGTTGGACATCGACTCCTCGAGCAAGGGCACCTTCGACGACGAGGACCGGCGCGAGCTCGAGGCGATGATGCGCTGGTTCCAGAAGTAG
- a CDS encoding lysophospholipid acyltransferase family protein, which produces MRKLFCIVIAGVWTFVCFFLTILTMLLTFSASRGLWVVRELWSPVLVWAGGGKLEVVGQENVDPNRPTIYVGNHQSTIDIPAHFMAVPVPFRYVAKEQLKWVPLIGWYLALGGHVFINRSNRTKAIASLDAAAKKIRGGTSIFLYPEGTRSEDGRVLPFKKGPFALALKARVPVVPVTIEGSGKLMPKDSWNITPGPIRVKIGKPIDTTQFDEDDREGLARAVRDVIIADSLALGGKGGDPEDAVASSGQEGISDTRVHSTP; this is translated from the coding sequence ATGCGCAAGCTTTTCTGCATAGTGATCGCCGGAGTGTGGACCTTCGTCTGCTTCTTCCTGACCATCCTCACGATGTTGCTGACGTTCAGCGCCTCCCGGGGCCTCTGGGTGGTTCGCGAGCTGTGGTCCCCCGTCCTGGTGTGGGCGGGCGGCGGGAAGCTGGAGGTCGTGGGTCAGGAGAACGTGGACCCCAACCGGCCCACCATCTACGTCGGCAACCACCAGTCCACCATCGACATCCCGGCGCACTTCATGGCCGTGCCCGTGCCCTTCCGGTACGTGGCCAAGGAGCAGCTCAAGTGGGTGCCGCTCATCGGCTGGTACCTGGCGCTCGGCGGGCACGTCTTCATCAACCGGAGCAACCGCACCAAGGCCATCGCCTCCCTGGACGCGGCGGCGAAGAAGATTCGCGGCGGCACCAGCATCTTCCTCTACCCGGAGGGAACCCGCTCCGAGGACGGCCGCGTCCTCCCCTTCAAGAAGGGCCCCTTCGCACTGGCCCTCAAGGCACGTGTCCCCGTCGTTCCCGTCACCATCGAGGGCTCCGGCAAGCTCATGCCCAAGGACAGCTGGAACATCACCCCCGGCCCCATCCGCGTGAAGATTGGCAAGCCCATCGACACCACCCAGTTCGACGAGGATGACCGGGAAGGGCTCGCCCGCGCCGTGCGCGACGTCATCATCGCGGACAGCCTCGCGCTGGGTGGCAAGGGGGGCGACCCTGAGGATGCTGTCGCCTCCTCGGGCCAAGAAGGCATCAGCGATACCCGCGTCCACTCCACTCCCTAG
- a CDS encoding pseudouridine-5'-phosphate glycosidase has translation MDLRFSDEVRRALDARKPVVALETSVVAQGLPYPHNLAAARACEEAIRRAGAIPAATAVVDGAVCVGLEDAELRRLAEGKEPLLKLGSRDLAIAVATRATGGTTVSATCELAAAAGIRVFSTGGIGGVHRGASEHWDISQDISALARHPVAVVCAGAKSVLDLPKTMELLETAGVPVIGVGTRELPSFHSRDSGITLEHSVNDVATAARIARARFETLGQGGVLYTVPPPEETSLPRHEVELQIASALAAAEKQGIRGKDVTPFLLRELGQRSGGKTLKANLALLENNARFAGQLAVAYARGD, from the coding sequence ATGGACCTACGTTTTTCGGATGAGGTGCGCCGGGCCCTCGACGCGCGAAAGCCCGTTGTCGCCCTGGAGACGAGCGTGGTGGCCCAGGGGCTGCCCTATCCGCACAACCTGGCCGCCGCTCGCGCGTGCGAGGAGGCCATTCGCCGGGCAGGGGCCATCCCGGCCGCCACCGCGGTGGTGGATGGCGCGGTGTGTGTCGGTCTGGAGGACGCGGAACTGCGCCGGCTCGCGGAGGGCAAGGAGCCGCTCCTGAAGCTCGGTTCGCGAGACCTGGCCATCGCCGTGGCGACGCGGGCCACGGGGGGAACGACGGTCAGCGCCACCTGTGAGCTGGCCGCCGCGGCCGGCATCCGCGTCTTCTCCACCGGCGGCATCGGCGGGGTCCACCGAGGGGCTTCGGAGCACTGGGACATCTCCCAGGACATCTCCGCGCTGGCGCGCCATCCCGTCGCGGTGGTGTGCGCGGGCGCGAAGTCGGTGCTCGACCTGCCCAAGACGATGGAGCTCCTGGAGACCGCGGGAGTGCCCGTCATCGGCGTGGGCACGCGCGAGCTGCCGTCCTTCCACAGCCGGGACTCCGGAATCACGCTGGAGCACAGCGTGAACGACGTGGCGACCGCGGCGCGCATCGCCCGCGCTCGCTTCGAGACGCTGGGGCAGGGGGGGGTGCTCTACACCGTGCCTCCTCCCGAGGAGACCTCGCTGCCCCGTCACGAGGTGGAGCTGCAGATTGCCTCCGCGCTCGCGGCTGCGGAGAAGCAGGGCATTCGTGGCAAGGATGTGACGCCCTTCCTGCTGCGGGAGCTGGGCCAGCGCTCGGGCGGCAAGACGCTCAAGGCGAACCTCGCGCTCCTCGAGAACAACGCCCGCTTCGCTGGACAGCTCGCCGTGGCCTACGCCCGGGGGGACTGA
- a CDS encoding NAD-dependent deacylase gives METLLLDSKTWLLVLTGAGVSAESGVPTFRGLNGLWEGQPVEAVASPEGFAKDPQRVWRFYSQRRAGASSVAPNPGHSALVDWERHLGDRFLLATQNVDGLHLRAGSQRVVEMHGNLFTTRCSNDDCKRAPFPDTTVYPDGTVPGCKDCGSLLRPHIVWFGEYLDPSDLERIQGFAQRAVRSGGRLVFLAAGTSGVVYPASAMVDQARAMGGETWLVNLETTESALRFKHFVKGKSGEVLPKLGRLV, from the coding sequence ATGGAAACGCTGCTTCTTGACTCGAAAACCTGGCTGCTCGTCCTCACAGGCGCGGGTGTCTCCGCCGAGAGTGGAGTCCCCACCTTCCGCGGACTCAACGGACTCTGGGAGGGCCAGCCCGTCGAAGCCGTGGCCTCGCCCGAGGGCTTCGCCAAGGACCCGCAGCGGGTGTGGCGCTTCTATTCGCAGCGGCGCGCGGGCGCCTCGAGCGTCGCGCCGAATCCCGGCCACTCGGCGCTGGTGGATTGGGAGCGCCACCTGGGAGACCGCTTCCTCCTGGCCACGCAGAACGTGGATGGCCTGCACCTGCGCGCCGGCAGCCAACGCGTCGTGGAGATGCACGGCAACCTCTTCACGACCCGCTGCAGCAACGACGACTGCAAGCGCGCGCCGTTCCCGGACACCACCGTGTACCCCGATGGCACGGTGCCAGGTTGCAAGGACTGTGGCTCCTTGCTCCGTCCGCACATCGTCTGGTTTGGCGAGTACCTGGACCCCTCGGACTTGGAGCGCATCCAGGGCTTCGCGCAGCGGGCGGTGCGCTCGGGTGGGCGCCTGGTGTTCCTGGCGGCGGGCACTTCGGGCGTCGTCTATCCGGCGTCGGCGATGGTCGACCAGGCGCGCGCCATGGGGGGCGAGACCTGGCTCGTCAACCTGGAGACCACGGAGAGCGCCCTGCGTTTCAAGCACTTCGTCAAGGGCAAGAGCGGCGAAGTGCTCCCGAAGCTGGGGCGCCTCGTGTGA
- a CDS encoding tetratricopeptide repeat protein — translation MTPVHRFRPWVRAAVLGLGLLTSGCSHTSGSTAAAARPTDERSRARAFLEENQPRKALMLLTDLHARSPDDLDVARTLTEAQVKAGRTDAWIEELQGRIRAGERAVDQYMLGLALFSRARDAGAPAVAAFERAIALSPDSAEYHYRLGVARLESEQYAAAVEPLRRAATLAPERPSWRLPLAKALHRTGDLAGAVEALGVVVRGRPTPADVATARALMEQVNDPFGGIPKAAEAKLEEGLRYLNDLDAPQHAILAFEEVLHDYPDLAVLHSLLGLAYQRLDDAGRAVDEFKQAIDRAPRDGKNHLYLGELYASRQRPDAARTAFEKAVELHPLLDTAWFRLGDIHLERRDLPAAREAFTVAVALAPDSIPARGKLALVYQLEGDYPAAERELRYVVEKDPENVEFSLRLGLLFTEQSMKSTKPQVRKTAAEEAERWLSKVLEAQPENAVASRALQSLKGQ, via the coding sequence ATGACTCCCGTTCACCGCTTCCGTCCCTGGGTTCGCGCCGCCGTGCTGGGCCTGGGATTGCTCACCTCCGGCTGCAGCCACACCTCCGGGTCGACGGCCGCCGCCGCGCGCCCCACCGATGAGCGCTCTCGCGCCCGCGCCTTCCTCGAGGAGAACCAGCCCCGGAAGGCGCTCATGCTCCTCACGGACCTGCACGCGCGCAGCCCCGACGACCTGGACGTCGCGCGGACGCTGACGGAGGCGCAGGTGAAGGCGGGCCGGACGGATGCCTGGATTGAAGAGCTCCAGGGACGCATCCGCGCGGGCGAACGCGCAGTGGACCAGTACATGCTGGGCCTCGCCTTGTTCTCCAGAGCGCGTGATGCCGGCGCTCCCGCCGTGGCCGCCTTCGAGCGCGCCATCGCGCTGTCCCCGGACTCCGCCGAGTATCACTACCGCCTGGGTGTCGCGCGGCTGGAGTCCGAGCAGTACGCCGCCGCGGTGGAGCCCCTGCGCCGCGCCGCGACGCTGGCCCCCGAGCGCCCTTCCTGGCGTCTGCCCCTGGCCAAGGCGCTGCACCGCACGGGGGATTTGGCGGGCGCGGTGGAAGCGTTGGGAGTGGTCGTTCGCGGCCGGCCTACGCCCGCCGACGTCGCCACCGCGCGAGCACTGATGGAGCAGGTCAACGACCCCTTCGGCGGCATCCCCAAGGCGGCCGAGGCCAAGCTGGAAGAGGGCCTGCGCTACCTCAACGATTTGGATGCGCCCCAGCACGCCATCCTCGCGTTCGAGGAGGTCCTCCACGACTATCCGGACCTGGCCGTGCTGCACTCGCTCCTGGGCCTGGCGTACCAGCGCCTCGACGATGCGGGACGCGCCGTCGACGAGTTCAAGCAGGCCATCGACCGCGCGCCCCGGGACGGCAAGAATCACCTGTATCTGGGAGAGCTGTACGCCTCCCGGCAGCGGCCAGACGCGGCCCGCACGGCCTTCGAAAAGGCGGTGGAACTCCACCCCCTGCTGGATACCGCCTGGTTCCGACTGGGGGACATCCACCTCGAGCGGCGGGACCTTCCCGCGGCGCGCGAGGCCTTCACCGTGGCCGTGGCGCTGGCGCCTGACTCCATTCCCGCACGGGGAAAGCTCGCGCTCGTGTACCAGCTCGAGGGCGACTACCCCGCCGCCGAACGAGAGCTTCGCTACGTGGTCGAAAAGGACCCGGAGAATGTGGAGTTCTCGCTGCGCCTGGGCCTGCTCTTCACGGAGCAGTCCATGAAGTCCACGAAGCCCCAGGTGAGGAAGACGGCTGCCGAAGAAGCCGAGCGCTGGCTCTCCAAGGTCCTGGAGGCGCAACCGGAGAACGCCGTCGCCTCGCGTGCGCTGCAATCCCTCAAGGGCCAGTAG
- a CDS encoding DMT family transporter has product MLGVVVAWGTNYTVVKEVVGVMPPLAFMSVRFAIASVAMLALLLVVEGWKPLRRGVFLKLAGLGLVGNTVYQLCFVLGVANTTAANSGLLTAATPVMVAALGAALGVERLSRPLVMGLSLAVVGMVLVVAARGPTLGTNTRLGDALILGACACWAIYTVGIRSLGNEVSALQITAVTMLTGAPGVILAGLPEVLALQAGSVHGGAWVGMVYTALVPLVLGYFIWGRTVQQVGSARAALYNTGVPVVAALTAWAVRGERPTPFQALGAAFILGGVVLSRRK; this is encoded by the coding sequence ATGCTCGGTGTCGTTGTTGCCTGGGGCACCAACTACACGGTGGTGAAGGAAGTCGTGGGCGTGATGCCGCCCTTGGCCTTCATGTCGGTGCGCTTCGCAATCGCATCGGTGGCGATGCTCGCGCTGCTGCTGGTGGTCGAGGGCTGGAAGCCACTGCGGCGAGGCGTATTCCTCAAGCTCGCGGGCCTGGGGTTGGTCGGCAACACGGTGTACCAGCTCTGCTTCGTGCTCGGCGTGGCGAACACGACGGCGGCGAACAGCGGACTGCTCACCGCGGCCACGCCCGTCATGGTGGCGGCATTGGGCGCGGCGCTGGGCGTGGAGCGACTCAGCCGGCCGCTGGTGATGGGGCTGTCGCTCGCGGTGGTGGGCATGGTGCTGGTGGTCGCGGCGCGAGGCCCCACCCTCGGCACCAACACCCGCCTGGGCGATGCGCTCATCCTGGGCGCGTGTGCCTGCTGGGCCATCTACACCGTCGGCATCCGCTCGTTGGGCAACGAGGTGTCGGCGCTGCAGATCACCGCCGTCACCATGCTGACCGGCGCGCCCGGAGTGATTCTGGCGGGACTGCCCGAGGTGCTCGCCCTGCAGGCGGGGAGCGTCCACGGCGGAGCGTGGGTCGGCATGGTGTACACCGCGCTGGTTCCGCTGGTGCTCGGCTACTTCATCTGGGGGCGCACGGTGCAGCAGGTGGGCAGTGCCCGCGCGGCGCTCTACAACACGGGCGTCCCCGTCGTCGCGGCCCTCACCGCCTGGGCCGTGCGCGGCGAGCGGCCCACCCCGTTTCAGGCCTTGGGCGCCGCGTTCATCCTCGGCGGTGTGGTGCTCAGCCGCAGGAAGTGA
- a CDS encoding sigma-54-dependent Fis family transcriptional regulator yields MPALLLLSGPSAGHRFEVLSDMAIGRSPSCEIPLRDDQVSRKHAQLSVSGGQVRLVDLDSRNGTLVNGARISNEVVLYPGDRVRVGSTLAVFEPPPVTLVEGGPTSPGHVPIEEVLPHVGAAAALYSAGTALLGATSEAMVLRRLADEVGRALSADRAAALLGTSTGLLTAAVSGAESMAVPRSLAQVSLERKELVQSETEMCAPLVASGGMPFGVLYATRSDSAFTGGEGQLLAALGRLGGEAYTAVRSRMEPEDSAPVLLGASRVMRALGEAARRAANSAAPVVLHGEPGTGKTQLARVIHARSPRALEPLVVVDCRQPPESVEEALFGRASAPGRPPVASALLRADQGSLLLQHVEALSRSSAERLTRLLARRVAPARQGGEEPVDVRLLVTSEAPIALQGTRGEVEASLERALKGFELEVPPLRERRQDVLVLLERFLSRAARRVRREPPTLGPEAKRLLTDYSWPQNVRELELVAERLGLLYAGGRVGALHLPPEVQQGSTATDAQTLQARVGRLERDAIAEALRESGGKKVRAAALLGISRPTLDKKMGEYGLSVARGRRGEEGR; encoded by the coding sequence ATGCCCGCACTCCTGCTGCTTTCTGGGCCATCCGCGGGGCACCGATTCGAGGTGCTCTCGGATATGGCCATTGGCCGCAGTCCCTCCTGCGAAATCCCCCTGCGGGATGACCAGGTCTCGCGCAAGCATGCCCAGTTGTCGGTGAGTGGCGGGCAGGTCCGGCTGGTGGACCTGGACTCGCGCAACGGGACGCTGGTCAACGGCGCACGCATCAGCAACGAGGTGGTGCTCTATCCCGGAGACCGCGTCCGGGTGGGCTCCACGCTGGCCGTCTTCGAGCCGCCACCCGTGACGCTGGTCGAAGGTGGGCCGACGTCGCCCGGGCACGTTCCCATCGAGGAGGTGCTGCCGCACGTGGGGGCGGCCGCGGCGTTGTACTCGGCGGGCACCGCGCTCCTGGGGGCCACCAGCGAGGCCATGGTGTTGAGGCGGCTGGCGGATGAGGTCGGGCGCGCGCTCAGCGCGGACCGGGCGGCGGCGCTGCTGGGCACCAGCACGGGGTTGCTGACAGCGGCGGTGTCCGGCGCGGAGTCCATGGCCGTGCCTCGCTCGCTCGCGCAGGTGTCGCTGGAGCGCAAGGAGTTGGTCCAGTCCGAGACGGAGATGTGTGCCCCCCTCGTGGCGTCCGGTGGCATGCCATTCGGAGTGCTGTACGCGACTCGCTCGGACTCGGCCTTCACCGGAGGCGAGGGGCAGCTCCTCGCCGCGCTGGGCCGTCTGGGCGGTGAGGCGTACACCGCCGTGCGCTCGCGGATGGAGCCGGAGGACTCCGCGCCCGTGCTGCTCGGGGCGTCGAGAGTCATGCGTGCACTCGGGGAAGCGGCTCGTCGCGCCGCCAACAGCGCCGCGCCCGTGGTGCTTCATGGCGAACCCGGCACGGGCAAGACGCAGCTGGCCCGCGTCATCCATGCCCGTTCTCCGCGGGCGCTGGAGCCGTTGGTGGTGGTGGACTGCCGCCAGCCTCCGGAGTCCGTCGAGGAGGCCCTCTTCGGCCGCGCCAGTGCGCCTGGCCGGCCTCCGGTGGCGTCCGCGCTGCTCCGCGCCGACCAGGGCTCGCTGCTCCTCCAGCACGTCGAAGCGCTCTCACGGAGTTCCGCCGAGCGGCTGACCCGCCTGCTGGCGCGGAGGGTGGCTCCCGCGCGGCAAGGGGGCGAGGAGCCCGTGGACGTGAGGCTGCTCGTCACGTCGGAGGCGCCCATCGCCTTGCAGGGGACTCGCGGCGAGGTGGAGGCGTCGCTGGAGCGCGCGCTGAAGGGTTTTGAACTGGAGGTGCCACCCCTGCGCGAGCGGCGGCAGGACGTGCTGGTGCTGCTCGAGCGCTTCCTGTCCCGCGCGGCCCGCCGGGTGCGTCGTGAGCCGCCCACGCTGGGGCCAGAGGCCAAGCGGTTGCTGACCGACTACTCCTGGCCACAGAACGTGCGTGAGCTGGAGCTCGTCGCGGAGCGACTGGGGTTGCTCTACGCCGGTGGCCGGGTCGGCGCCCTGCATCTGCCTCCCGAGGTCCAACAAGGCAGCACCGCCACCGATGCGCAGACGCTCCAAGCCCGCGTGGGGCGTCTGGAACGCGATGCCATCGCCGAGGCCTTGAGGGAGTCAGGCGGGAAGAAGGTCCGGGCCGCGGCGCTGCTCGGCATCAGCCGGCCCACGCTGGACAAGAAGATGGGGGAGTACGGCCTGTCAGTGGCACGAGGCCGTCGCGGCGAGGAAGGGCGCTGA